A window from Drosophila subobscura isolate 14011-0131.10 chromosome O, UCBerk_Dsub_1.0, whole genome shotgun sequence encodes these proteins:
- the LOC117897573 gene encoding uncharacterized protein LOC117897573, producing the protein MCCWCARVYWTVLHNLFARFLGGIAEHSCCRCCAVYQRQASDSDVDMDVDKSDTDDDPQQQHQSDYVTSDDAEVNYAEIEEHNIETEAYYFTVDRPTAERMLSGREDGACLVRPFKATDICIKYIVSICVGDQFYHLFVRQIDRRQRFAIGQKKLHERIFGSPREIVQFYAENPLLCTSKSRSQCVRLMPISYA; encoded by the exons ATGTGTTGTTGGTGTGCACGAGTCTACTGGACGGTTCTGCACAACCTTTTTGCGCGCTTCCTCGGCGGAATAGCCGagcacagctgctgccgctgctgcgctgtATACCAACGTCAGGCGAGCGACAGTGACGTGGATATGGATGTTGACAAATCGGATACTGATGACgatccccagcagcagcatcagagcGATTATGTCACTTCTG ACGATGCAGAGGTAAACTATGCTGAGATCGAAGAGCACAACATCGAAACGGAGGCCTACTACTTCACAGTGGACCGTCCCACGGCTGAGCGCATGCTGTCTGGAAGGGAGGATGGTGCCTGTCTGGTACGCCCCTTCAAGGCCACCGACATCTGCATTAAATACATCGTGAGTATCTGCGTCGGTGATCAGTTTTACCACCTTTTCGTGCGTCAAATCGACAGGCGGCAACGATTCGCCATAGGACAGAAGAAACTCCACGAGCGGATATTTGGCTCACCACGCGAGATCGTTCAGTTTTATGCCGAGAACCCACTCCTTTGTACCAGCAAGAGCCGGAGCCAATGCGTCCGTCTGATGCCCATCAGCTATGCTTAG